From the genome of Tenrec ecaudatus isolate mTenEca1 chromosome 1, mTenEca1.hap1, whole genome shotgun sequence:
ttacacgttgggttgtgatccacaaggtcagcagtctgaaaccaccagcctctctgagtgaaaaagatagggctttctattccagtaaatagCTTCAGTCTCAGAGATTCACAGGGCcaggtctatcctgtcctacacagtcactatcagtcagcatcaactcaatggcagggagttttatgGTGGGTAAAGCATTTGCATAAGTCCAAAAAATCACGTatcagcaaaacaaacaaacaaaaagaatatcaatctgtggtagttagattatATGTCAACTTGGCAGTACCTGTGTGGAGATAGGGGAGAATCCAAACTAACAATTAGGTGGTAGCCTGATAATGCCTCCTTGGGGttatgaccttttttttttttttttaaatctcacttAAACCTAGAATaggtaaatgtatttttaattgttttaataggggctcatacaactcttatcacaatccatacatatatcaatgtgtaaagcacatttgtacgttcattgcccattgccctcatcattctcaaaacatttgctctccacttaagcccctggcatcaggtcctcattttttcccctcccttcctgttcatccctccctcataaacccttgataatttataaattattattttgtcatatcttgtcttgtccgacatctcccttcacccacttttctgttgtccatcccccagggaggaggtcaaatgtagatccttgtaattagttccccctttccaatccaaccccctctatgttcccagtatcaccactcacaccactggccctgaagggatcatccgcctggatttcctgtgtttctggctcctatctgtgccagtgtacatcctctggtctatccagacttgcaaggtagaatttggatcatgatagttgaggcgggggaaagggggaggaagcatttaggaactagaggaaagttgtatttttcatcgttgctaaatcacaccctgtctggctcgtctcctccccgagacccctctgcaaggggatctccagtggtctacaaatgggctttgggtctccactccgcactcccctcctcattcactatggtaagatttttttgttctttgatgcctgatacctgatctcttcaacactatggcctttttataagagaaacAGTGAGAACCTCTCTCTTTTGCCCTTTGCTGTCATCCCTGTGTGGATGTTGTGTCTGCCTCCATTGGTGACCCTATGTGGgctgctgaccctgggagctgTCAGTGTCCTGCCacacttccatcgaccttggatcCATATGACTCTGTACCAATGGCttatgtgacctgagtaaggatgTGGTCGCGACTAAAGACATCAGATCACAACATATAGGTTAAATATAGCATTTAAAaaggccaaaccactgagaattgtgGTCTAGACAAGTGGGCATATATGTTTTAGGACACAGATGACAAACATTCCAAATCTTTCTCACTCTAAAATTTATGTCCTTACCACATACAAAGTATTTTTACACCATCATATCATCACAAAAGTCTTAATTCAATGCCGAATCCAAATTCCATCCTGGGGCAAAATCCATCTTCATTTGTGAATCAAGAATGCAAGTTATCTGCTTCCAAGGTACAGTGGTGGAGCCAGCACGAGGTAGTCAGTTCCCTTATAAAGGGAAGACTGGACAAAGGGTATGAAGCAAGTAGCACacccaaagcaagaacacttggcATTAGCTTTCAAGTCTTGCAAATAACTCTCTATTCTCTGAGACCATTTAGACGATAACTTCCATACTCTGGGGATCGCCCAGGTTCTCTGGATTCTGGGTGGAGGCTTCTCAGACTTGGGCTTCCAGGCCTGCTTGGATGGTGAGTCTACTCCCACAGCTTTGGGCAGCCTCGTTCTCTTAGTCCAAATGCGTGGCGATCCCACACCTTCAGCCTGTGGAATACTCCTTGCTCTTGAATGGCAGCCCCATACTTTAGAACCGAGTGGGTGAAAATCTGATTCTTTGAAACCTGGGAGGCTGTGACTCCACGCTATGGTGCCTCAGAAGTCTAGCCCGACCCTTTGAGACCAAGGGAGGAGCTCTGTTTCCTGTGCTCCTTGTCTCTTCTGGTTCTGATTCCTAGTTCCTTGGCCTCAAACATCTTGGGCCATCCCAGTTCTGCCCTATACAAGTCAGTGTCACCAAGCTTTTCAGTGTACCAATAAGTGCCCGAAGCACTCCGCCATCAGAAAACTTGTTCCATAGGGGCTTAGCTGTCTTCCTCCTTACCTGGTAAGCTTAGCTTGATTAACAAATGCTGGGAGATGCCCCACTCTACCAAGTAGCCTGTGCCTAAAGGCACTCAGCTAGCTCATTCTGTGTAATCAACTCCAGTGCTGTCTTACATCCATCTGCTGGGTTTTCCCGATTTCTCTCATTTTATCTCCTGCTTTCCTCCTGTAACAGGAGTTTACGCAGGTCTGTGACCTGAGTGAAGGTCTCACAGCCCACTCTCATCCCCTGAGAGCTGATTGGTTGACCACATGAGAGCATACAATGGAGACGATCACATCTTTAAATAATGacaaaaccactgagaatcatgacccagccaagttgacacacatttTAGTTGGGGCCATAACTCAATCTAggacattatgagtcagaaacaactggaTAACACATAACAAGTACCAGACACCAGAGGTGTTAAAACCAAAACCtctctaccattgagtcaattcgcaCCCACTGAGCCCctgtagaacaggatagaactgccctgtagatgTCTGAAACGgtaactcttacaggagtagaacatctgatctggtggtttcgaactgctaaccttctggttagcagcccaatgtgtaatccacgaTACCACCAGGCTCTTATATACTGTATTAGGTCTGGAGAATTCAAAGATGACTAAGATAGCCCCTGCCCTCAAGGAGCTCCCAGTCTAGTgtggaaggaaatgatgtaagaaAAGTGGTGTACAATGATAGAGCTGCAAACTTATTAGTGGTACTCATGAAAGGCACAGCGTTGAACTTGAAGAATTAGGTACCTGACATGAGAGGAGGCTTCCTAGAAAAGTGACTCACGGGCTGTGTCATTAGAATGATTAAAAGCTAGCTagatgaggagtcctggtggcatagtgcaaggcggggctttcttctctggtgaagagttacagtccctgaaatccacagaggcggttctaccttgtcctacaggagcatcatgagtcagaactgagtcacGAGCATTGAGTTTGAGATACAAGATTGAGAGAGAGCGAAACTGGATATTCTGGCAAAGAATCGCATGAGCAAAGGTGAGAAAGGAGACATTGAGGCAAGCATCCAGTGTTCTCTGTTAGATTTTAAAGTGTAAGACGGGGAGAGTTGCAATGAATTGGAGAGCGAGAGAAAGAAACAAATCATAGGTGAACTTTTTGACATATGTAtaccaaaaatgaaaaaaaaaatctcagttcCATCGCGTCAGAATCTGTTCCGACTGTGACAGATCCTATAGGACGGCATAGaacccccctgtggatttctgagactgtgactctttacaggaatagaaagcctcttccttctccctcagagcagcaggCGATTTCAAACAGCCCAACCAGTAACCCCTTCGCCATCAAGGCTCCATGCTGACACATGTATACTGCATAAGCTCATCACCCCGAACAAGGTAGAGAACGTAATCAGCACACTCGAAAGGTTTTCCCTGGCCTTTTCCCTTCTGTTCTCCCATCCGCTCTATTCTGTAGGCCAGGCCTAGGTAGATTATGGCTTTCTTCTTGAGGGACCTTTGGTAATTTTCAGTTTAGAGTCTTTCAAGGGATTTGTCCATTTTCATATAGGTTCGAGGATTTATTAGCGTGAAATGGTTCATCATATCCCCTTATTATTTTGCTAACTTTAGACTACGTAGTGTCACCTCACTCATTCCTACTCTCGACGatttttgtaattttaaaaatccattaccTGGGTAGAAGTTTATCAACTTTATTGAGCTATCAACTTTGAGTTTCATTTTTtatagtttttccatttatttgattcaactcaattatttttttcattttacttcttTGGGGCttcatttaatctttttttttttagtttctcaTATTGGCAGTTGAGGTCATTTTAAGATTATTCTTCCTAATATAATTATTTAGTGCTATGAAGTTTCTCCAGCATTGCTTTGGAGGGTAGACATTTTGTACATTTTTAGTTTAGATTTCTTTCTAATTTCCCCTTTGATTCGTGAACTATTTAGAAGTGTGCTATTTAGTTTCCATATACTTTGAGCTTTTCTCGAGGACTTTCTGGTAttggtttataatttaactattttaaaatgtattaaaaaattttatggtCCAGAATGGGCTCCTTTGGTCAAGTTTCAAGTACTTTTGAAAAGAGTGTGTATTCTTCTCGTGTCAGGCAAAGTGCTTTATAAAAGTTATTTTAAGATGTCCTTTAAGTCCCTTATAACTTCACTGACTTTCTGTTATTGATTTTATCAACTGTTGGGAGTGGGTATTGAAATATTCAGACATACTTGTTTTTCTATTTCTCCTTTCAGTTTTTTCTCCACCTAACTGAAGGCTTTATTATTAGGTCCAAAGACATGTAAGACTTTTATGTACTTTAAATCAGTTATCCCTTTCATCATTATGATAAGACCTTCTTTATTCCTGGAAATGTTTTTTTCCTCTGAAATGTCTTTTGTTTATATGAATATAGCCATTCcagctttttcctttttctcctaatAGTGTCAGCATGGTATTTCCCCCATTATTTTGCTTTAAATCTAGTGGTTTCCTTATATTTGAAGTGCATTTTAATAGGTGCCATAATGAGTTTTAAATCTGCCTGACAATCTCTACCTCAGACTTGAAATATTTAAACCAATCTAATCATATTAGCAATCACatgaaatgcaaggtcagcagttctaacccactacCTGATCTTTGAGAGATGCTCTTGTAAGGCCTTGCAGCCTCACACATccagggggacagttctactctggtctaTAGGGTatccataagtcagaatcaactcaatggcactgggtttctttttgttttgttttttataataatCTCTTAATGTTTTCAAGatcattaatattttcttttacagTATCTAATCTTCCATTAATCTGCCTAATGTATTTTCATCATACATattatagtttttatttttaggaatggatttcaatttttaaaatattttttaatctatCTACTTAATTGTTTGCATTGATAAAACATGCTTTGATGTGTTTGCCTGCTATTTTTAACATCTGGGTCAGTTTTCTGTATCAGATTACATAATTTCCTTATTATGAATGTGATTTTCTGCTTCTTGTGTGCCAGGTATTTTTAGTAAAGCGAGAGATTTTGGTTTTTACCTTGTTACtctgtcagaattgactagatggcagtgagtttgggttttgagaaAAAGGTTTTATTCCTATAACTATTTTTCAGTCCTAGAGCTATTTTTAGGATGCACTTAAGTAACTTGGGACGTATTTGTTCCTTTTGTGTCTCATTTTTGAGATCTAGTTGGTGGAACTGGAGCAATGCTCAGACAGGGTTCTTTGCTAAGCTCACTCCTGAGGAAATGCCCTGTGGACTTTGCCCAGTGCCTTGTGAATCTTCTGAATCAGGAGGTTTTCCAGTTCAAGGGGAGGGCACAGGCATATACTCAGCTTGGTAGAGGTTCCAAGTACTGTCCTTGGATAGTCTCTTCACGTTGGGCTGATGAATACTCATTGACATTCTTGATGGGCACTGGGGTCAGGTGAATAATATGTCACCTGAAGTTCCCATTTCATAGTCCCTGGAACCTGAAAATGTTATCTGACGTGGAAAGTGGATTTTAAAGATTATAATATCTTGAGGCTCAATTGATATCTTGAAATAGGATATTATCCTGGTGGGCCCAATCTACTCATGGATCGTTAAAAAGACAGTGATAGAGAATGGAGTAAAATGTTAAAGATGTGATAACAAAAGTTGGGAGTGATTAAAAGAAGGGACCAAGAAGTGCAGGTGACAACAACAGCTGCAAAATACaaggagactttttttttttacttctaaaCCCTTTAGAAAGCATGTATCCTTGCTAACACCTTATTTTAGATTCACTCTGCTCTGAAACAATTGCTGTTAAAGCTTATCCATAGTCTGGAAATCATCTGATTCCTGGGTATCTTAACATGGCAAAGATGTACTCTAGATAGTACAATCAATCCATTtacttgtgggggggggggggagaagcatagTTCAAATTGAGAACTTAAATACATTGACATTTTGTTTTATGCATCAGTCTCATGTGCAGTTTATAAATATCAGTTCCTTTACAAACCCTCATTACCTATGAGAGAAAGTTGGAAATTGTGTCTCTAGAATTGAGGACCAGACAGTGGACATTGGTGTCCTCATAAAGAAAAAGGTAtgctattaataataataataataataattagctCTCCTTCATATCTCTTTTTTCACTTAACAGATATTTGTTGGCCTGTTTCATATATCAGCTGTGAGATCATCAGCTTAGTCATAGTTGTATCTATCACAACATCTAGCACAGAAAACACCATGAATATACCTACAGGAAAAGCGAATGAAGCTTTGCTATGTTCCATGTATTTTCATGTTAACAGAAGAGAGGTCACTGACTGGGTGTGGCAAGTATATGCATTTCAGGGCATTTGCATATAGACATTTCACCGCGTTTGACCATAGAGGCTGCTTTTCTCAGTAATTACTCAGGCACCAGTCATtgatgcaggagccctggtggtgcggagTTTAtacattggcctgtgatcctaaAGGTTGCCAGTTCCTGATGGGGTTTTCTACATCCATAAACAGTTACtctcttggagactcacagggggccgttatgccttgtcctatagggtcactatgagtcagtattgacttgattgcagtgagtttggttttgtgagtCATTGGTGTTGCATGTGGACCCCATAAGCTCTCGCTGTCTTTGGTGTGTGAGTCATCCCCGTCCAAGAATGCCTCGATTGCTCTCTTTTACTGTTTTAGTCGATGTTGAGCATCGTTTTCAGACAGACGTGTCCAGGATGAGCCACTTAGTATCGCAATGCACAGACTAAGAgaacagtgagtttggggaaaCTTTCCGCAGCAGATGATTCTGAAGATCCTTGAACATGGGTGCGCTCTGACCTCCCATGTCTCCTTGCAGAGTCAGTTACTTATGTTCTCACTTCTTTGTCATTTTCAGGGGAAGAAATAGCCAGCATGGGAATGAGTAGTTTGAAATTGCTGAAGTACAtcctgttttccttcaacttattCTTTTGGGTAAGTACACCTCTTCTGAGGATGGCTGAGCTCACCGTTCCCCAACGTAGCTCTACTCCCCTCTAGTGAACAGCCTGGTATGAAGTGGAACTCATGTCTCGGTCACAGGTAGCACATCCAGCTAAGGAGCAAACTCATCATAATTTCTTCCCGGCAGCCTGTCTTGCTGCAGCATGACTGCAAACGTTAAAGCTACCAGAGTCGCTATTAAAGAGGGAGCCATTCCTCGCCTGTGGCTTTTGGCTACTTTCATTCACTTTTGTGGTGGGAAACCTTGAGACTCCACGTTTTGTATCTAAATAtgccttaaattttttttattggaaTCACTTTTCTGGATGGGGTTTTACTGTGTCATATTCAGCAACTGAATTTCAGACATAGGGTTGATTTCTACTCACTTGTCTATGAGAAGGTTCTCCCAAGTCTAGGTTCTCTGTGGACTAACAAGATGAACTACTGAAGGAGGGTAGCCCCGTGCCCTGGTCATGatttccaaagggcagggcgtgTGAGCAATTGAGGAAGGCAGGAGCAGGAACTCTGAAGCATAACGGGAGACCTGCAGGTGAAGATACCGTGGGATTCAGCACACCGAGTCTTCCCTGGTAGTTGGAAATGAGTGGGCCCCACACAAAGAAAACGGCCTTGCCTCCCTAAGAGCAGAGGAAGCTGAAGAAGTAGGCTGCTCATGGAAGTCTAAACGATGTCAAAGGATCACGGGGTTCTGATTTAAAGCAAGAGAAGAGAGATTCAAAAGCAGGAACAACAGTGTTCCTCAGAATGTTGTGGCATTCTTCTTTTCAGTTCTGTGGCTGCTGCATTTTGGGATTTGGGATCTACTTCCTGGTTCACAACAACTTTGGGGTGCTCTTCCGGAACCTCCCTTTCCTCACCCTGGGCAATGTGCTCATCATCGTGGGCTCCATCATCGTGGTGGTCGCCTTCATGGGCTGCATGGGCTCCATCAAGGAAAACAAGTGTCTGCTTATGTCGGTGAGTTTCTACCGGCAAATGCCGTGTCTGATTTGGAGAACGGTGACGCCCTACGTCCCACATAGACAAGGGTAGCTTATCTATAGGCCCAGGGACATTGTAGGAACATAAAATTGTTATCTCAGGCACCCAAGTTGGAGCAGATCAACAGTCATTTTATTTCTGACTGAAACCACAGGGGTAAGTGGGGAAATATTACTAGCCTTTTTAATATCTCTCTTACACCATTAGTGATGACCCTTACCATTATTATGATTTCTTTTCATGAAAGTTTATTTCTTCTCCATGTCTGGCTGAGACTGTGTCCTCCAAGTGACCTAAGTCCTCCTTTCGATTAGTTCTTATTTTCAGGAGCTGATTCAAAGTCAATTACTGGTGGAAAATCTAGTCTCTAGACTTTCTTTGCTGAGCACTGCGGACCTACAGAAAGAACAAAGGACACGCCCATTACCTAGAGCTGTCCGTTCCTCATTTCTCCAGGGAGTCCGAAACAAAGCTTGGTGTAACACTGCCACTTTACTTGTAGATGTCAGTTCCCACTTTGACTCCTTCTTAAATCATTTTCCAAAAATGTTCTTTCCCATGAGGCAACTGTCAAACTGGAGGTGAGGGAGAATAAGAAAAGCCTGTTTTCTCACAACTTTTAGACTTATGGGTAAAGGTAGGAGATAATAGAAAAAGAGGACAGGTTTTAAGTAGCTAAAACCAGTCGGGGTAAGAAAGGTGATGGAGAGTGACTATgtggaaatgtgttttctgttGTATATTATTATCACAAAAGGGGGCAAACACCTAACGTTGAGGACAAATATGAATCAGACCATGATTAGAGATCCCAGGCCCATCTGAGTAAGGATTTTCTCAGCCTCTACCAGCGCCTGCCCCATCACAACCCCAAACTCTTAGAGAGGACGCGGCCCAAGCTCTAAAGGCTCATGGTTTAGTTTTCTGACCTTTTGCTCGCCTGTTTCCATAGGCTTACACCAAAACTTCTCCACTGTTTCATTCGATAGATGGTATTAGAAATGTCTTGTGAGCCTGATGCTCTGATAGACACAATAAACCAAaatctcactgccttcaagttgattcccatccatagtgaccctacagaactgcTTCTTCGGTTTCTGAAACGGTGACTACGGAaggagaaatcctcatctttctcttgcggaacagctagctggtggtttcaactgccgACCTCATGGCTTGTAGCCCCAAACATATGCCACCATCTATTTCACCTATATTAGCTACAATCGATAGGATCTGACCATTAGAGGCTTGGTGTCAAAtgataggggaggggagaggtctcATACAACAAGACAAGATTTACAAGGGCCTGGGCAGGCAGGACTGGATCCCCATGCATGAGTGGCTTCAAGGAGAGCCTGGGTCCGTGATGTGAGCGTGTCTCTGCTTTGCCACAGTTCTTCGGCTTGCTGCTGATCATACTCCTTGCGGAGGTGACCTTGTCTATCCTGCTCTTCATGTATGAACAGAAGGTATGTATACAGAGCACAACTAATTGTGCCGTTGCtcagagagagggggagtggatgcgagagggaaaaaaatcacaaaatatgAATGAAGAAGTATAGCGGAAAGAGATTAATTGTAACTTGGAGTGGGGGGGAACTTATAGATTCTGCTTGAGTAGTGCCTTGAAGAATGAATGGAAAAAGTAGCAAAAACCAATTTAGCATTGTGTAGCTACTTATACTTCTACCTGCTTGGCAGTCATTTTCAGAGCTTCAAGAGtgcccatgttttgttttgtttttaaatcattttattgggggctcttacatctcttatcacaatccatgcatccattgtgtcaaacaccatttgtacatttgttgccatcattttcaaaacattttctttctacttgagcccttggtatcagcttctcattttcccctcccttccccatccttccttcctcatgaacccttgataattttttttcatgttttacactgaccaatgtctcacttcacccccttttctgttgtccatccccctaggaggaggttatatatatagattattgtgttcggttcccccattctccccccacctcccccttcccctcctgctatggctactctcattattggtcctggggtttttatctgtcctggattccctgtgtttccagctcttatctgtacccatgtacatgctctggtctagccagatttgtaaggtagaattggggtcatgataatggggtgcgaagaagcattaaagaaccagaggaaagttgtatgtatcatcggtgctgtgctgcaccctgactggctcaccttctccctgcgacccttctgtaagaggatgtccaattgtctacagatgggctttgggtttccactccgcacttcccctcattcacaatgatgtgctttttttgttctgggtgtttGATGGCTAATACCTGATTCTATGgacacatcgtgatcacacaggttggtgtgcttcttccctgtgggagtGCCCATGTTTTGAGGGCCTCATTTTCTCCTGTTATGGAAAGGCGAGAATCCCCTGGGTATTTCTTCTCTAATGCCATTTCACCCCAGTTCATCTCTCCATGTGTGCACTCAATCGCCCTACTTCCTTAGCTCCAAGGGGATAATTTGGAAGTGAGTGAGTTGAACCAGTAGTCTATGATAAACTTAACATTTTGAGTCCTAAAAATTGCTTATTCCTTGAACTCATCTCTCTTTTTTGCAATGTCTCCACCATTGACATGCACCTGCTCAGCTGAGCGAGTATGTGTCTGAGGGCCTGAGTGACAGCATCCAGCACTACTACCAGTCCAACAGCACCAAGGCCGCATGGGATTCTCTCCAGTCATTTGTGAGTATAGGTAACATCCTCCTGAATTTAGTCCTTCTTTCTTGAAAGCTTCAGAACCTAAGGTCCATATCCCTGAAGTCCAAATGACGCTGTATCATTACAAACAGTAGAACACAGGAATCAATCTGATACCAAATTTTCCATTCTCTATCTTTTGCCCTCCATCAACTTTTAAGCCCCATTAGAATATAAAGGAACCCTGATGGAACCATGAgctaagtgttggactgcaaaccacaaggttggcagttcaaattcaccagctggtcTATGGGAGAATGATGATACTATCTGCTCCTGTACACTGGATTACTTCATGTTTTTCCAAAATTCTACTGTAGTCAGAAATTGTATTATAAAATAATGCTAAAACCCTATTGAATCCCTGAGTAACCACAACCAGGCTTGTTCTGCACTATATTCCTCTTGCCCACTCCACACTCGCCGACATGTGAGTTTACCAGCCTAGCTGGCGATTGATGACGGAGAACGGTGGAGATGATGGAGCTAGCCTGACATTGATCGACCCACTCTGTGTCCCAAATCTTAGCACTGTGGCCACACGAGACCATGCCCGTGGCCccatgtgtttttttttagtaGGGATTAGGAGCAATAGCACAGGGATTAGAGTTCAGAAACCAAAATGGAGTAACTTTGGGCAAGTCAGTCTTTCTCGATCACCAATTCCCTTTTGCCCCAATCATATAATAAAGAGTATCTAAAGTTTTTTATTATGGGACTTTCAAGCATatacaaaaaatttttaaatatcaaaatgGATCAATATTCACTGCTGTGAAGTAGTTTCAACATTCACAGTAGTGAAGTGGTCCAGCACttggttgttaaccacaaggtcagaagtttgaactcacagatgctccatgggaggagGGTGAGTCAGGCTGCTTAAGGTGACATCCAAAGAGACCCTCGGGTGCCATTCTCCTCTGTCTTTTAAGGTCCCAATAGTCAAAACGGACCATTTCTTTATCACACTTAAAATGCACAATTATTCCCTAACGGCCACTAACAAATTATCTATACTCAAACTTCCCTCATTTCCTGAAAATATTTCACTTGACTTTTTCCAATCAAGACCCAAACAAGGTTCACCTGTGGCATTTGGATGTTATGTCTTTTCATTGTCTTAGCCTATCATCACTTCCTTCTCTGGTCATGCTATTTATTCATGGAAGGAAATTGGATAACTTATCCTATACAATTTCCCTTTATCTGGCTAGTTACTTCCTCAGGAGAGTATGACATCATGGGGATTTCCCTCCCCTTAACCGAGCAAATCTGGAAGAGTGACGCAGACTCAGTTTTTCTCCGAGCCTACCACATAAGTGATGTTTCCTATTGCATCCATGAGTGACCACATGGGAGCTTTCAACAGTTTTAAGATTGATCAGTGGGTTGAGGGGAGGTCAGTTGGCTCTCCCCACTGTAAAGTCCCTTGGGTGCCTATTTCCTGATGTGTAAACTGTAAAAATTCAGTATGCactctgtgcttcacagggttcttCATGGGAATAAAACGGCACGCTTGTGCCCCTAGTGGTCAGGGAAAGTCTGGATTTTCTCATTTAGAGTGGAATCTGAAGGGACCATCTTTCTGTTAGCTTTCTAACAATCCTGTCTTTGGGTTTGGCTTTCAGCTAAAGTGTTGTGGTGTAAATGGCACAAGTGACTGGACCAGCAGAGTACCCAAATCGTGCCCCTCAGATCCACAAACGAAGGTAATGTTCCCCCCTTTTGGCATCTTATTAGTCTCTTTGATTAAACATTTATTTACTTTAGACATGTCGATCATGCAGACCTTAGACCTCCCAGATAGAAACAGGGAACTTTGAATAAAAGAAAGATAAT
Proteins encoded in this window:
- the CD53 gene encoding leukocyte surface antigen CD53, whose amino-acid sequence is MGMSSLKLLKYILFSFNLFFWFCGCCILGFGIYFLVHNNFGVLFRNLPFLTLGNVLIIVGSIIVVVAFMGCMGSIKENKCLLMSFFGLLLIILLAEVTLSILLFMYEQKLSEYVSEGLSDSIQHYYQSNSTKAAWDSLQSFLKCCGVNGTSDWTSRVPKSCPSDPQTKGCYMQATLWFHSNFLYIGIITICICVIQVLGMAFALTLNCQIDKTSQILGL